A window of Pseudodesulfovibrio hydrargyri contains these coding sequences:
- a CDS encoding ABC transporter permease, with translation MRQGIPTVRKGAWLAAASLSAVFGVWAALAYTGSVKPLFLPPPHKVLLSFGAMYREGVLFSYTWDSVYRVMVGWSLAAVLGVPLGLIIATSRRASHMVAPVMEFARYLPVVALVPLTLLYFGIGDAQKFAIIFLGTFFQLVLMVADSVANVPGDLSRAAATLGANRMQTYRLVLFPGALPGIMDDLRITVGWAWTYLVVAELVAANSGLGYMILRAQRFLAIDRIFAGLIIIGLLGLLTDYLFKLLARIITPWSEKR, from the coding sequence ATGAGACAAGGTATTCCGACCGTGCGGAAAGGGGCGTGGCTGGCGGCCGCGTCCCTGTCCGCCGTCTTCGGCGTCTGGGCGGCCCTGGCCTACACCGGTTCGGTCAAGCCCCTGTTCCTGCCGCCGCCGCACAAGGTCCTCCTGTCCTTCGGGGCCATGTACCGGGAAGGCGTCCTCTTCTCCTACACCTGGGACAGCGTCTACCGCGTCATGGTCGGCTGGTCCCTGGCCGCCGTGCTCGGCGTGCCGCTCGGGCTGATCATCGCCACCTCCCGGCGCGCCTCGCACATGGTCGCCCCGGTCATGGAGTTCGCCCGCTATCTGCCGGTGGTCGCCCTGGTCCCGCTGACCCTGCTCTATTTCGGCATCGGCGACGCCCAGAAATTCGCCATCATCTTCCTGGGCACCTTTTTCCAGCTGGTCCTGATGGTCGCGGACAGCGTGGCCAACGTGCCCGGGGACCTGAGCCGGGCCGCCGCCACCCTGGGCGCGAACCGCATGCAGACCTACCGGCTGGTCCTGTTCCCCGGCGCGCTGCCGGGCATCATGGACGACCTGCGCATCACCGTGGGCTGGGCCTGGACCTACCTGGTGGTGGCCGAACTTGTGGCCGCCAACTCGGGCCTGGGCTACATGATCCTGCGCGCCCAGCGCTTCCTGGCCATCGACCGCATCTTCGCCGGGCTGATTATCATCGGCCTGCTCGGGCTGTTGACCGACTATTTGTTCAAGCTGCTCGCGCGCATCATAACCCCCTGGAGTGAAAAACGATGA
- a CDS encoding sigma-54-dependent Fis family transcriptional regulator, giving the protein MLKLPAPTLESAWNQFVRTGSIQPGAVRSEILRSWQRCHEARVNPCGGNGRFARERRIVEQARRSHTELLAIAKPFMDRLYRFVAGSRLVVFLSDESGVILECIGDHEIKDNASKVNLVAGTDWREEAVGTNGIGTAIKLRGPIQISGMEHYCARLHSWTCSAAPIFNDCGEMIGVLQVSGPSSEVHLHTLGMVVAAVEAIRDQIRIRKKNLELNRLNGSLNKIFHIMSDGALITDGDGAISHVNRAGESLLGPGVEGKPIEQVLSGNPLIWKRLRHGEAYTDVEQIIDTPRGCVHCLVTGTTLRNDTGDPNGAVVFFNRINKVKKLVNRLSGAMASFGFSDIIGSSLKLREAIRAAKGAAAGTSNVLILGESGTGKELFAQAIHNHSPRRDGPFVALNCAALPRELIASELFGYTDGAFTGSKKGGRPGKFEMADGGTLFLDEIGDMPLDQQAILLRVLQDRTIIRIGGDHVIPVNVRFVCATNKDLLEEVQKGNFRMDLYYRLNVLPVKVPPLRERIGDLDGLFHHLLDKICARQGRHIEHVSEKMLQQLARHDWPGNVRELENVIEKMLNADHDATRLAFRHLPERISGRNMGPAVCSSPFYPSQERHFGRREKEMTDLLREKELILKLLSGHGGNVSKVAREMGLSRNTIYRKMRFYRISKEQVFQ; this is encoded by the coding sequence GTGTTGAAACTGCCGGCCCCGACGTTGGAAAGCGCATGGAATCAATTTGTCCGCACAGGCTCCATCCAGCCCGGAGCCGTCCGGTCCGAAATTCTGCGCTCGTGGCAGCGCTGTCACGAGGCCCGGGTCAATCCGTGCGGCGGCAACGGCCGTTTCGCCCGGGAGAGACGGATCGTCGAACAGGCCCGCCGCAGCCACACGGAGCTCCTGGCCATCGCCAAACCGTTCATGGACCGGCTCTACCGGTTCGTGGCCGGCTCAAGGCTGGTGGTCTTCCTGTCCGATGAATCCGGCGTGATCCTGGAGTGCATCGGCGACCACGAGATCAAGGACAACGCCTCCAAGGTCAACCTGGTGGCCGGCACGGACTGGCGCGAGGAGGCCGTGGGCACCAACGGCATAGGCACCGCCATCAAGCTGCGCGGGCCCATTCAGATATCCGGCATGGAGCACTACTGCGCCCGGCTGCACAGCTGGACCTGCTCGGCCGCGCCCATTTTCAACGACTGCGGCGAGATGATCGGCGTGCTCCAGGTATCGGGCCCCTCCAGCGAGGTCCACCTGCACACCCTGGGCATGGTCGTGGCCGCCGTGGAGGCCATTCGCGACCAGATCCGGATCAGGAAGAAGAACCTGGAGCTGAACCGGCTCAACGGCAGCCTGAACAAGATATTCCACATCATGTCCGACGGGGCCCTGATAACGGACGGCGACGGCGCTATCAGCCACGTCAACCGGGCCGGGGAAAGCCTCCTGGGCCCGGGCGTCGAGGGCAAGCCCATCGAGCAAGTCCTGAGCGGGAACCCGCTGATCTGGAAGCGCCTGAGGCACGGCGAGGCCTACACGGACGTGGAACAGATCATCGACACCCCCAGGGGGTGCGTCCATTGCCTGGTCACGGGCACCACGCTTCGAAACGACACCGGGGACCCCAACGGCGCGGTCGTCTTCTTCAACCGGATCAACAAGGTCAAGAAGCTGGTCAACCGGTTGAGCGGCGCAATGGCCTCCTTCGGCTTTTCGGACATCATCGGGTCCAGCCTCAAGCTGCGCGAAGCCATCAGGGCGGCCAAGGGCGCGGCCGCGGGCACCAGCAACGTCCTCATCCTGGGCGAGAGCGGCACGGGCAAGGAGCTGTTCGCCCAGGCCATCCACAACCACAGCCCGCGTCGGGACGGCCCGTTCGTGGCCCTGAACTGCGCCGCCCTGCCCCGGGAGCTGATCGCCAGCGAACTGTTCGGCTACACGGACGGAGCCTTCACCGGCTCCAAGAAGGGCGGCAGGCCCGGCAAGTTCGAGATGGCGGACGGGGGCACCCTGTTCCTGGACGAGATCGGGGACATGCCCCTGGACCAGCAGGCCATCCTGTTGCGCGTGCTCCAGGACAGGACCATCATCCGCATCGGCGGCGACCACGTCATCCCGGTCAACGTCCGGTTCGTTTGCGCCACGAACAAGGACCTGCTGGAAGAGGTGCAGAAAGGCAACTTCCGGATGGACCTCTATTACCGCCTGAACGTCCTGCCCGTGAAGGTCCCCCCGCTCAGGGAGCGGATCGGCGACCTGGACGGCCTGTTCCACCACCTCCTGGACAAGATCTGCGCCCGGCAGGGACGCCATATCGAACACGTCTCGGAAAAAATGCTCCAGCAGCTGGCCCGGCATGACTGGCCCGGCAACGTCCGCGAACTGGAAAACGTCATCGAGAAGATGCTCAACGCGGACCACGACGCGACACGGTTGGCCTTCAGGCACCTGCCGGAGCGGATCTCGGGCCGGAACATGGGCCCCGCGGTCTGCTCCTCCCCCTTCTATCCGAGCCAGGAACGCCACTTCGGCCGCCGGGAAAAGGAAATGACCGACCTGCTGCGCGAGAAGGAGCTGATCCTGAAGCTCCTGTCCGGCCACGGCGGGAACGTCAGCAAGGTCGCCCGGGAGATGGGGTTGTCCCGCAACACCATCTACCGCAAGATGCGGTTCTACAGGATATCCAAGGAGCAGGTCTTCCAATAG
- a CDS encoding ABC transporter ATP-binding protein translates to MTMLSIDNLGKVFDSNKGEVTALEDINLTVDRGELAVIVGPSGCGKSTLLNIVAGLEQATSGEAVLEGQPITGPGADRGMVFQSYTLFPWLTVRKNVEFGLRLKGVPAAERAETARKYIDLVGLAEFENALPKELSGGMKQRVAIARVLANKPVMLLMDEPFGALDAQTRLLLQELLLNVWRKESSTILFITHDIDEAILLADNVYIMSRRPGRIKARVPVDIPRPRDHKASLTPEFSRVKSRIMDLLWEEISAG, encoded by the coding sequence ATGACCATGCTGTCCATCGACAACCTGGGCAAGGTCTTCGACTCCAACAAAGGGGAGGTGACCGCGCTCGAGGACATCAACCTGACCGTGGACCGGGGCGAGCTGGCGGTCATCGTCGGGCCGTCCGGCTGCGGCAAGTCCACCCTGCTGAACATCGTGGCCGGGCTGGAACAGGCCACCTCGGGCGAGGCCGTGCTCGAAGGCCAGCCCATTACCGGGCCGGGCGCGGACCGGGGCATGGTCTTCCAGTCCTACACGCTTTTCCCCTGGCTGACCGTGCGCAAGAACGTGGAGTTCGGCCTACGCCTCAAGGGCGTGCCCGCTGCCGAGCGTGCGGAGACCGCCCGCAAGTACATCGACCTGGTCGGCCTGGCCGAGTTCGAGAACGCCCTGCCCAAGGAGCTCTCGGGCGGCATGAAGCAGCGCGTGGCCATCGCCCGCGTGCTGGCCAACAAGCCGGTCATGCTGCTCATGGACGAGCCCTTCGGGGCACTGGACGCCCAGACCCGGCTGCTGCTCCAGGAACTGCTCCTGAACGTCTGGCGCAAGGAGTCGAGCACCATCCTGTTCATCACCCACGACATCGACGAGGCCATCCTGCTGGCCGACAACGTCTACATCATGTCCAGGCGGCCGGGCCGGATCAAGGCCAGGGTGCCGGTGGACATCCCCCGCCCGCGCGATCACAAGGCGTCCCTGACCCCGGAGTTCTCCCGGGTCAAGTCGCGGATCATGGACCTGCTCTGGGAAGAGATATCGGCGGGCTAG
- a CDS encoding ABC transporter substrate-binding protein, whose protein sequence is MKRIVMLVCALALCASTAFAGTPVKVAHATWVGYGPLYIANELGYFEKEGLDVDLVIIEDEAQYAAAMASGNIDGLGNVLDREVIHFAKGTPEVVVFGMDESSGGDGVVASGEIKTVADLKGKTVGLDKSSTSYFFFLSILKKYGVDEKDINITEMGASDAGAAFVAGSIDAAVTWEPWLTNAGQREGGHVLVSSKDMPKTIVDVFVLNADYVKAHPEVPAKMTKCWNEAIAWYVQNPDKGNEIMAKAMGLETQEMADMASGVTFIGRDANKAFFDMSKPNSVYEVADRAISFWKSKGIITKDVSLDTLISADYVNAE, encoded by the coding sequence ATGAAACGCATTGTGATGTTGGTCTGCGCGTTGGCGCTCTGTGCCTCCACGGCCTTCGCCGGTACGCCGGTCAAGGTGGCCCACGCCACCTGGGTCGGTTACGGCCCGCTGTATATCGCCAACGAACTCGGCTACTTCGAGAAGGAAGGGCTGGACGTGGACCTGGTCATCATCGAGGATGAGGCCCAATACGCCGCGGCCATGGCCTCGGGCAACATCGACGGCCTGGGCAACGTGCTTGACCGCGAGGTCATCCACTTCGCCAAGGGCACCCCGGAAGTCGTGGTCTTCGGCATGGACGAGTCGTCCGGCGGCGACGGCGTGGTCGCCTCGGGCGAGATCAAGACCGTGGCCGACCTCAAGGGCAAGACCGTGGGGTTGGACAAGTCCTCCACCTCTTATTTCTTCTTCCTGTCCATCCTGAAAAAGTACGGCGTGGACGAGAAGGACATCAACATCACCGAGATGGGCGCCTCCGACGCGGGCGCGGCCTTTGTCGCGGGCAGCATCGACGCGGCCGTGACCTGGGAGCCTTGGCTGACCAACGCGGGCCAACGCGAGGGCGGCCACGTGCTCGTCTCGTCCAAGGACATGCCCAAGACCATCGTGGACGTGTTCGTGCTCAACGCCGATTACGTCAAGGCGCACCCCGAGGTGCCCGCCAAGATGACCAAGTGCTGGAACGAGGCCATCGCCTGGTACGTGCAGAACCCGGACAAGGGCAACGAGATCATGGCCAAGGCCATGGGGTTGGAGACCCAGGAAATGGCCGACATGGCCTCGGGCGTGACCTTTATCGGCAGGGACGCCAACAAGGCGTTCTTCGACATGTCCAAGCCCAACAGCGTGTACGAGGTCGCCGACCGGGCCATCTCGTTCTGGAAATCCAAGGGCATCATCACCAAGGACGTGTCCCTGGACACGCTGATCAGCGCCGACTACGTCAACGCCGAGTAG
- a CDS encoding oxidoreductase — translation MPLITTPLTVRDRTIKNRITQLPMVPFPFIEDGKDYYNTQHLHHYARAAENGAGLIIVQSTRVEGVTREQGMWTPGSRSILERIAENARLSGATIMIQLSIEPEQGKDINQWSTEAVLEKQNELKEAALKARELGFHGVEYHFAHGFTLCQFMDAGANRRTDQFGGSLENRCRIVTDILPEVRAGAGDDFIISARMGEFTPTSEEGIATARHLEQCGMDMLSVSFGMTVPEGPVPEGFEFSPVTHSAHVIKQAVSVPVIGAFGIRTPEQAKGLVEKEYADLAGLGRAMLADPRFAANLLHGTPYHPCISCKNCSWFTNTLRCPARKLPETA, via the coding sequence ATGCCATTGATAACGACACCGCTCACTGTCCGGGACCGGACGATCAAAAACCGCATCACGCAGCTCCCCATGGTCCCCTTTCCCTTCATCGAAGACGGCAAGGACTACTACAACACGCAACACCTGCACCACTATGCGCGGGCGGCGGAGAACGGCGCGGGCCTGATCATCGTGCAGTCCACCAGGGTCGAGGGGGTGACGCGCGAACAGGGCATGTGGACGCCCGGGAGCCGCTCCATACTGGAACGGATCGCGGAGAACGCCCGGTTAAGCGGGGCCACGATCATGATCCAGCTGTCCATAGAGCCCGAACAGGGCAAGGACATCAACCAGTGGTCCACCGAGGCGGTCCTGGAAAAGCAGAACGAGTTGAAGGAGGCCGCGCTCAAGGCCCGTGAACTCGGCTTCCACGGCGTGGAGTATCATTTCGCCCACGGGTTCACCCTGTGCCAGTTCATGGACGCCGGGGCCAACCGGCGGACCGACCAGTTCGGCGGCTCCCTGGAGAACCGGTGCCGCATCGTCACCGACATCCTGCCCGAGGTGCGGGCGGGCGCGGGGGACGACTTCATCATCTCGGCGCGGATGGGCGAATTCACGCCCACCAGCGAGGAAGGCATCGCCACGGCCCGGCATCTGGAACAATGCGGCATGGACATGTTGAGCGTCTCCTTCGGCATGACCGTGCCGGAAGGCCCCGTGCCGGAGGGCTTCGAATTCTCGCCGGTGACCCACTCCGCCCACGTGATCAAGCAGGCCGTGTCCGTCCCGGTCATCGGCGCGTTCGGCATCCGTACCCCGGAACAGGCCAAAGGGCTCGTCGAGAAAGAATACGCCGACCTGGCGGGCCTCGGCCGGGCCATGCTGGCCGATCCCCGGTTCGCCGCCAACCTGCTCCACGGCACCCCCTACCACCCGTGCATTTCCTGCAAGAACTGCTCGTGGTTCACAAACACCCTCCGCTGCCCGGCCCGAAAACTGCCCGAGACGGCATAG
- the nikB gene encoding nickel ABC transporter permease subunit NikB has product MTRYILKRLLLLIPILLAVSLVVFTILRLGHGDPAMAYLRLSSIPPTDQALEAARHELGLDKPFAVQYATWLGKAAHGDFGISYVTKRPVLEEILYYLPNTLILAGYSLALTLVLSLPLGMISALKKDRLPDHLTRGLSFFGVSMPNFFLGFVLIWVFSIKLGWLPPMGRGGAAHMILPILTMSCMSLCINTRLIRSTMLDNMHSRYVLYARARGLSESSVVGRHVLTNSLIPVITAIGMHAGELFGGAVIAESIFAWPGLGRYAVSAIYNRDYPVMQCFILIMTTIFVLMNLAVDIGYAWLDPRIRLQGDKQ; this is encoded by the coding sequence ATGACCCGCTACATCCTGAAACGACTGCTGTTGCTGATCCCCATTCTCCTGGCCGTGTCCCTGGTGGTCTTCACCATCCTGCGGCTCGGCCATGGGGATCCGGCCATGGCCTACCTGCGGCTGTCGAGCATCCCGCCCACGGACCAGGCCCTGGAAGCGGCCCGCCACGAACTGGGGCTGGACAAGCCGTTCGCCGTGCAATACGCGACCTGGCTCGGCAAGGCCGCGCATGGGGATTTCGGCATCTCCTACGTGACCAAGAGGCCGGTCCTGGAGGAAATCCTCTACTACCTGCCCAACACCCTGATCCTGGCCGGGTATTCCCTGGCCCTGACCCTGGTCCTGAGCCTGCCGCTGGGCATGATCTCGGCGCTGAAAAAGGACCGGCTGCCCGACCACCTGACCCGGGGCCTGAGCTTCTTCGGGGTGTCCATGCCCAACTTCTTCCTGGGCTTCGTCCTGATCTGGGTCTTCTCGATCAAGCTGGGCTGGCTGCCGCCCATGGGGCGGGGCGGGGCCGCGCACATGATCCTGCCGATTCTGACCATGTCCTGCATGAGCCTGTGCATCAACACCCGGCTGATCCGATCGACCATGCTGGACAACATGCACTCGCGCTACGTGCTCTACGCCCGGGCACGGGGGCTGTCCGAATCATCGGTCGTGGGCCGCCACGTGCTGACCAACTCGCTCATCCCGGTGATCACGGCCATCGGCATGCACGCGGGTGAACTCTTCGGCGGCGCGGTCATCGCGGAATCCATCTTCGCCTGGCCCGGCCTGGGGCGCTACGCGGTCTCGGCCATCTACAACCGCGACTACCCGGTCATGCAGTGCTTCATCCTGATCATGACCACCATCTTCGTGCTCATGAACCTGGCCGTGGACATCGGATACGCCTGGCTCGATCCGCGCATCCGGCTGCAGGGGGACAAGCAATGA
- a CDS encoding aldehyde dehydrogenase family protein encodes MKESLSFDGTAGNSPIDRNYQLYIGGKWVDAQDGKTFTAYCPANGEALATCVNAGKAEVDMAVDAARKAFASWKNVSPQERATYLLKIADLIDENADRLALVETLDNGKPIRETKNIDVPLASDHFRYFASAIRTEEGSATMIDKNTMSIILNEPIGVVGQIIPWNFPFLMGAWKIAPALAAGNTVVIKPSSETSLSMLEFAKILDKVLPAGVVNVVTGGGSTTGNYILEHEGFSKLAFTGSTDIGYMIADAAAKKLIPATLELGGKSANIYFPDCPWDKAVEGALLGILFNQGQVCCAGSRIFVHEDIHDRFLAALKDKFEKVNVGLPWKEDTQMGSLISGHQLGKVLGCIEDGQKEGARLVTGGNRLTDGELGKGSFLSPTIFADVNNSMCIAQEEIFGPVVCVIKFRDEDEVIAMANDSEFGLGGAVWSKDINRAMRVATGVETGRMWINTYNQLPAHTPFGGYKKSGIGRETHKMMLSHYSQTKNIYISLDESPFGLY; translated from the coding sequence ATGAAGGAATCACTGAGCTTTGATGGAACGGCGGGGAACAGCCCCATTGACCGGAACTACCAGCTGTACATCGGCGGGAAATGGGTGGACGCCCAGGACGGCAAGACGTTCACGGCCTACTGCCCGGCCAACGGCGAAGCGTTGGCCACCTGCGTCAACGCGGGCAAGGCCGAGGTGGACATGGCCGTGGACGCCGCCAGAAAGGCGTTCGCATCCTGGAAGAACGTCTCTCCCCAGGAGCGCGCGACCTATCTGCTGAAGATCGCCGACCTCATCGACGAGAACGCCGACAGGCTCGCCCTGGTGGAGACCCTGGACAACGGCAAGCCCATCCGGGAGACAAAAAACATCGACGTCCCGCTCGCCTCGGACCACTTCCGTTATTTCGCGAGCGCCATCCGGACCGAAGAGGGCTCGGCCACGATGATCGACAAGAACACCATGAGCATCATCCTCAACGAGCCCATCGGCGTGGTCGGCCAGATCATCCCCTGGAACTTCCCGTTCCTCATGGGGGCCTGGAAGATCGCCCCGGCCCTGGCCGCGGGCAACACCGTGGTCATCAAACCCTCGTCCGAGACGTCCCTGAGCATGCTGGAATTCGCCAAGATCCTGGACAAGGTCCTGCCCGCCGGGGTGGTCAACGTCGTCACCGGCGGGGGCTCCACCACCGGCAATTACATCCTCGAGCACGAGGGATTCAGCAAGCTCGCCTTCACCGGGTCCACGGACATCGGGTACATGATCGCCGACGCGGCCGCCAAGAAGCTCATTCCGGCCACGCTGGAGCTGGGCGGCAAGTCCGCCAACATCTACTTCCCGGACTGCCCCTGGGACAAGGCGGTCGAGGGCGCGCTGCTGGGCATCCTGTTCAACCAGGGCCAGGTTTGCTGCGCGGGCTCGCGGATATTCGTCCACGAGGACATCCACGACCGCTTCCTGGCGGCCCTGAAGGACAAGTTCGAAAAGGTCAACGTCGGCCTTCCCTGGAAGGAGGACACCCAAATGGGCAGCCTGATCAGCGGGCACCAGCTGGGCAAGGTGCTCGGCTGCATCGAGGACGGCCAGAAGGAAGGCGCGCGCCTGGTCACAGGCGGAAACCGGCTGACGGACGGCGAACTGGGCAAGGGCAGCTTCCTGAGCCCGACCATCTTCGCGGACGTGAACAACTCCATGTGCATCGCCCAGGAGGAGATCTTCGGCCCGGTGGTCTGCGTCATCAAGTTCAGGGACGAGGACGAGGTCATCGCCATGGCCAACGACAGCGAGTTCGGCCTGGGCGGCGCGGTCTGGAGCAAGGACATCAACCGCGCCATGCGGGTGGCCACCGGGGTCGAGACCGGCCGCATGTGGATCAACACCTACAACCAGCTCCCGGCCCACACGCCGTTCGGCGGGTACAAGAAGTCGGGCATCGGCCGCGAGACGCACAAGATGATGCTCTCCCACTACAGCCAGACCAAGAACATATACATCAGCCTGGATGAGAGTCCGTTCGGACTCTACTAA
- the rsgA gene encoding ribosome small subunit-dependent GTPase A, with translation MDRLRRLGWNDHFEQLAADETLDPARVARVLSAQRDLFLVTDGRDERLCAPSGTMRHRHRDYPVTGDWVLVDEGVVRRVLRRRNTLSRGEAGSRGRQEGAAQREQPIAANIDTVFVVCGLDRDYNPRRIERYLALVHNCAMTPVIVLTKADLHASPEPFRDEVETAAFGVDVVLTSTRDARGVDELHAYLSEGRTVSMIGSSGAGKSTLANMLHGSRVQATGAVSASVGKGRHTTTSRELIAMPRGGLLMDNPGIREIAFSQGGDGLDATFSDIRELAESCRFADCSHRREPGCAVIQAVETGVLSQARLDNYRKMQRELDYVRARSEKSANCVERERWKDVAMEIKRMHKRKKR, from the coding sequence TTGGACAGGCTCCGCCGCCTGGGCTGGAACGATCATTTCGAACAGCTGGCGGCCGACGAAACCCTCGACCCGGCTCGCGTGGCCCGGGTCCTCAGCGCGCAGCGGGACCTGTTCCTGGTCACCGACGGACGCGACGAGCGGCTCTGCGCCCCCTCGGGGACCATGCGTCACCGGCACCGGGACTACCCGGTCACCGGGGATTGGGTGCTCGTGGACGAGGGTGTGGTCAGGCGCGTCCTCCGGCGCAGGAACACCCTGAGCCGGGGCGAGGCCGGCTCGCGCGGCAGACAGGAGGGCGCCGCCCAGCGCGAACAGCCCATCGCCGCGAACATCGACACGGTGTTCGTCGTCTGCGGGCTCGACCGCGACTACAACCCGCGCCGCATCGAGCGCTACCTGGCCCTGGTCCACAACTGCGCAATGACGCCGGTGATCGTCCTGACCAAGGCGGACCTGCACGCCTCCCCTGAACCGTTCCGCGACGAGGTCGAAACCGCCGCCTTCGGCGTGGACGTGGTGTTGACCTCCACACGGGACGCACGCGGCGTGGACGAGCTGCACGCCTACTTGAGCGAGGGGCGGACCGTGTCCATGATCGGCTCCTCGGGCGCGGGCAAATCGACGCTGGCGAACATGCTCCACGGAAGCCGCGTCCAGGCCACCGGCGCGGTGAGCGCAAGCGTGGGCAAGGGACGCCATACCACGACTTCCCGCGAACTCATCGCCATGCCCCGGGGCGGCCTGCTCATGGACAATCCGGGCATCCGCGAAATCGCCTTCTCCCAAGGCGGAGACGGGTTGGACGCGACGTTCAGCGATATCCGCGAGCTGGCCGAGTCCTGCCGCTTCGCGGATTGTTCGCACCGGCGCGAGCCCGGCTGCGCGGTGATCCAAGCCGTGGAAACCGGCGTGCTTTCGCAAGCGCGGCTGGACAATTACCGCAAGATGCAGCGCGAACTGGATTACGTGCGGGCCCGCAGCGAAAAAAGCGCCAACTGCGTGGAAAGGGAGCGCTGGAAGGACGTGGCCATGGAGATCAAACGTATGCACAAGCGCAAGAAACGCTGA
- the nikA gene encoding nickel ABC transporter substrate-binding protein, with protein sequence MGKLFRAIGMFRRLLTMTAVIALTLFSALPGVQAAPPEGKDVLVYSWNSNMGEFNPHLYSPNQMFSQNLIYEPLVRYQADGMVAPCLAQSWSVSTDGREYTFKLRQDVRFTDGRPFNAEAVKRNIDAVLQNHQRHEWLELTNQLWKAKESGKAPATVVDEYTVRLTLHDPYYPALQELALIRPARFLSPAAMPEDGNTAKGIKEPVGTGPWKLVEAVKSEYALLERNEGYWGDKAKSKYLLIKIIPDTNARVVAFETGQIDIIYGGAGHGAGQIGLDSFERYRTMPGVVTDVSAPLATRALALNTKRFPTDDIDVRRAILLAVDRDALVKHVFLDVERKADTLFSPTMPYCDLGLKPYGFDRNEAEALLEKAGWTLADGARYRTKDGKELALDLCFAGNDTLMKSVAEVVQGDLRKVGVKVNLVGEEKDSNLARQRSGEFGMIFGNTWGAPYDPHSFVSSMRVPSHADYQAQLGLPMKADIDKAIGEVLISVDETRRRELYQYILSTLHDQAVYMPLTYMTNIMVHRDTLEGAHFGATKNEIPLETMYKR encoded by the coding sequence ATGGGAAAACTTTTTCGCGCCATCGGTATGTTTCGGCGGCTTCTGACGATGACGGCCGTCATCGCGCTCACGCTGTTCTCCGCCCTTCCGGGCGTCCAGGCCGCGCCGCCCGAGGGAAAGGACGTCCTGGTCTACTCCTGGAACTCCAACATGGGCGAATTCAACCCGCATCTGTACTCCCCCAACCAGATGTTCTCCCAAAATCTGATCTACGAACCCCTGGTGCGCTATCAGGCCGACGGCATGGTCGCCCCCTGCCTGGCCCAATCCTGGAGCGTCAGCACCGACGGACGGGAATACACCTTCAAGCTGCGCCAAGACGTGCGTTTCACCGACGGCCGGCCCTTCAATGCCGAGGCCGTGAAACGCAACATCGACGCCGTCCTCCAAAACCACCAGCGCCACGAGTGGCTGGAGCTGACCAACCAGCTGTGGAAGGCCAAGGAATCCGGGAAAGCGCCCGCCACCGTCGTGGACGAATACACGGTCAGGCTGACCCTGCACGATCCCTATTATCCGGCGCTGCAGGAACTGGCGCTGATCCGTCCGGCCCGTTTCCTGTCCCCGGCCGCCATGCCGGAGGACGGCAACACGGCCAAGGGCATCAAGGAACCGGTCGGGACCGGCCCATGGAAGCTGGTGGAGGCGGTCAAGAGCGAATACGCCCTGCTGGAGCGCAACGAAGGCTACTGGGGAGACAAGGCCAAGTCCAAGTATCTCCTGATCAAGATCATTCCCGACACCAACGCCCGGGTCGTTGCCTTCGAGACCGGCCAGATCGACATCATCTACGGCGGGGCCGGGCACGGCGCGGGCCAGATCGGCCTGGACAGCTTCGAGCGCTACCGCACCATGCCCGGCGTGGTCACGGACGTGTCCGCCCCCCTGGCGACGCGCGCCCTGGCGCTCAACACCAAGCGTTTTCCCACCGACGACATCGATGTGCGCAGGGCCATCCTCCTGGCCGTGGACCGGGACGCCCTGGTCAAGCACGTCTTCCTGGACGTGGAACGGAAAGCCGACACGCTTTTCTCCCCGACCATGCCCTACTGCGACCTGGGGTTGAAGCCGTACGGATTCGACCGGAACGAGGCCGAGGCCCTGCTGGAAAAGGCGGGCTGGACCTTGGCCGACGGCGCCCGGTACCGCACCAAGGACGGCAAGGAGCTGGCCCTGGACCTGTGCTTCGCGGGCAACGACACCCTGATGAAATCCGTGGCCGAGGTCGTGCAGGGCGATCTCAGGAAGGTCGGCGTCAAGGTCAACCTGGTGGGCGAGGAAAAGGATTCCAACCTGGCCCGGCAGCGAAGCGGCGAGTTCGGCATGATCTTCGGCAACACCTGGGGCGCGCCCTATGACCCGCACTCCTTTGTCAGCTCCATGCGCGTCCCCTCCCATGCCGACTACCAGGCCCAGCTCGGCCTGCCCATGAAGGCGGACATCGACAAGGCCATCGGCGAGGTGCTTATCAGCGTGGACGAGACCAGACGCCGGGAGCTGTACCAATACATCTTGAGCACGCTGCACGACCAGGCCGTGTACATGCCCCTGACCTACATGACCAACATCATGGTCCACAGGGACACCCTTGAGGGCGCGCATTTCGGCGCGACCAAAAACGAAATTCCCCTTGAAACCATGTACAAGCGGTAG